One window of Saimiri boliviensis isolate mSaiBol1 chromosome 4, mSaiBol1.pri, whole genome shotgun sequence genomic DNA carries:
- the CEP57L1 gene encoding centrosomal protein CEP57L1 isoform X2: MDSELMHSIVGSYHKPPERVFVPSFTQNESSQNCHPANLEVTSSKILHSPNSPALILALKTLQEKIHRLELERTQAEDNLNTLSKEAAQYKKALENETNERNLAHQELIKQKKDISIQLSSAQSRCTLLEKQLEYTKRMVLNVEREKNMILEQQAQLQREKEQDEIKLYAKLEKLDVLEKECFRLTATQKTAEDKIKYLEERLKEEEHQRKLFQDKASELQTGLEISKILMSSVSNLKHSKEKKKSSKKTKCVKRGPPGQICSKFGALPFVAGKMRQHRGPHILQKSSNETEPRCLPKPSRTTSWCKAIHTDSERSISICDNLSELLMAMQDELDQMSMEHQELLKQMKETESHSMCNDIECELECLVKKMEIKGEQISKLKKHQDSVRKLQQKVQNSKMSKASGIQQEGSKPKGSRSVKNSPRKCLTDTNLFQKNNSFHPIRVHNLQVKLRRDDIMWEQ; this comes from the exons ATGGATTCTGAATTAATGCATAGTATAGTAGGAAGCTATCATAAACCTCCAGAAAGAGTATTTGTTCCATCATTCACCCAGAATGAATCATCTCAGAATTGCCATCCTGCAAACTTAGAAGTTACCTCTTCTAAGATACTTCATAGCCCAAATAGCCCAG cTCTTATTTTAGCCTTAAAAACTCTTCAGGAAAAAATTCATCGTTTAGAGCTGGAGAGAACACAGGCTGAAGATAACCTGAACACTCTTTCCAAAGAAGCAGCACAGTATAAGAAGGCCTTGGAGAATGAAACAAATGAGAGAAATCTGGCACACCAGGAGCtgataaagcagaaaaaag aTATAAGTATACAGTTAAGCTCAGCCCAGTCTCGTTGTACTCTTCTAGAGAAGCAACTAGAATATACAAagagaatggttctcaatgtagAGCGAGAAAAGAACATGATCCTAGAACAACAG gcCCAGCTTCAGAGGGAAAAAGAGCAAGATGAGATAAAGCTGTATGCAAAACTTGAAAAGCTTGATGTCTTAGAAAAAGAGTGTTTTAGACTTACAGCAACTCAGAAAACTGCTGAG GACAAgattaaatatttagaagaaagaCTTAAGGAAGAAGAACATCAACGTAAGCTATTTCAAGACAAAGCTTCTGAG ctTCAAACTGGGCTTGAAATCAGTAAAATTTTAATGTCTTCAGTTTCAAATCTAAAGCACtccaaggaaaagaagaaatcttcAAAG AAAACTAAATGTGTAAAGAGAGGACCACCTGGGCAAATTTGTTCAAAGTTTGGAGCACTGCCTTTTGTGGCTGGAAAG ATGAGGCAACATCGTGGCCCACATATCCTTCAGAAATCTTCTAATGAGACTGAGCCTAGATGTCTCCCCAAGCCGTCTAGAACAACTTCCTGGTGTAAGGCTATTCATACTGACTCAGAAAGGTCCATTTCCATTTGTGACAATTTATCCGAACTTCTGATGGCAATGCAAGATGAGCTGGACCAAATGAGTAt GGAGCACCAAGAACTACTGAAACAAATGAAGGAAACTGAAAGCCATTCAATGTGTAATGACATAGAATGTGAACTAGAGTGTTTAgtcaagaaaatggaaattaaaggaGAACAAATCTCCAAACTGAAGAAGCATCAAGACAGT gtCCGTAAACTGCAGCAAAAAGTTCAAAACTCAAAGATGAGTAAAGCTTCAGGTATTCAGCAAGAAGGCAGCAAACCTAAAGGATCAAGGAGCGTAAAAAATAGCCCCAGAAAATGTTTGACTGACACTAacctttttcagaaaaacaacagCTTTCATCCAATACGAGTTCATAATCTTCAAGTGAAATTGAGAAGAGATGATATCATGTGGGAACAGTAA
- the CEP57L1 gene encoding centrosomal protein CEP57L1 isoform X1, with protein MIMDSELMHSIVGSYHKPPERVFVPSFTQNESSQNCHPANLEVTSSKILHSPNSPALILALKTLQEKIHRLELERTQAEDNLNTLSKEAAQYKKALENETNERNLAHQELIKQKKDISIQLSSAQSRCTLLEKQLEYTKRMVLNVEREKNMILEQQAQLQREKEQDEIKLYAKLEKLDVLEKECFRLTATQKTAEDKIKYLEERLKEEEHQRKLFQDKASELQTGLEISKILMSSVSNLKHSKEKKKSSKKTKCVKRGPPGQICSKFGALPFVAGKMRQHRGPHILQKSSNETEPRCLPKPSRTTSWCKAIHTDSERSISICDNLSELLMAMQDELDQMSMEHQELLKQMKETESHSMCNDIECELECLVKKMEIKGEQISKLKKHQDSVRKLQQKVQNSKMSKASGIQQEGSKPKGSRSVKNSPRKCLTDTNLFQKNNSFHPIRVHNLQVKLRRDDIMWEQ; from the exons atg ATAATGGATTCTGAATTAATGCATAGTATAGTAGGAAGCTATCATAAACCTCCAGAAAGAGTATTTGTTCCATCATTCACCCAGAATGAATCATCTCAGAATTGCCATCCTGCAAACTTAGAAGTTACCTCTTCTAAGATACTTCATAGCCCAAATAGCCCAG cTCTTATTTTAGCCTTAAAAACTCTTCAGGAAAAAATTCATCGTTTAGAGCTGGAGAGAACACAGGCTGAAGATAACCTGAACACTCTTTCCAAAGAAGCAGCACAGTATAAGAAGGCCTTGGAGAATGAAACAAATGAGAGAAATCTGGCACACCAGGAGCtgataaagcagaaaaaag aTATAAGTATACAGTTAAGCTCAGCCCAGTCTCGTTGTACTCTTCTAGAGAAGCAACTAGAATATACAAagagaatggttctcaatgtagAGCGAGAAAAGAACATGATCCTAGAACAACAG gcCCAGCTTCAGAGGGAAAAAGAGCAAGATGAGATAAAGCTGTATGCAAAACTTGAAAAGCTTGATGTCTTAGAAAAAGAGTGTTTTAGACTTACAGCAACTCAGAAAACTGCTGAG GACAAgattaaatatttagaagaaagaCTTAAGGAAGAAGAACATCAACGTAAGCTATTTCAAGACAAAGCTTCTGAG ctTCAAACTGGGCTTGAAATCAGTAAAATTTTAATGTCTTCAGTTTCAAATCTAAAGCACtccaaggaaaagaagaaatcttcAAAG AAAACTAAATGTGTAAAGAGAGGACCACCTGGGCAAATTTGTTCAAAGTTTGGAGCACTGCCTTTTGTGGCTGGAAAG ATGAGGCAACATCGTGGCCCACATATCCTTCAGAAATCTTCTAATGAGACTGAGCCTAGATGTCTCCCCAAGCCGTCTAGAACAACTTCCTGGTGTAAGGCTATTCATACTGACTCAGAAAGGTCCATTTCCATTTGTGACAATTTATCCGAACTTCTGATGGCAATGCAAGATGAGCTGGACCAAATGAGTAt GGAGCACCAAGAACTACTGAAACAAATGAAGGAAACTGAAAGCCATTCAATGTGTAATGACATAGAATGTGAACTAGAGTGTTTAgtcaagaaaatggaaattaaaggaGAACAAATCTCCAAACTGAAGAAGCATCAAGACAGT gtCCGTAAACTGCAGCAAAAAGTTCAAAACTCAAAGATGAGTAAAGCTTCAGGTATTCAGCAAGAAGGCAGCAAACCTAAAGGATCAAGGAGCGTAAAAAATAGCCCCAGAAAATGTTTGACTGACACTAacctttttcagaaaaacaacagCTTTCATCCAATACGAGTTCATAATCTTCAAGTGAAATTGAGAAGAGATGATATCATGTGGGAACAGTAA
- the CEP57L1 gene encoding centrosomal protein CEP57L1 isoform X3, translating into MIMDSELMHSIVGSYHKPPERVFVPSFTQNESSQNCHPANLEVTSSKILHSPNSPALILALKTLQEKIHRLELERTQAEDNLNTLSKEAAQYKKALENETNERNLAHQELIKQKKDISIQLSSAQSRCTLLEKQLEYTKRMVLNVEREKNMILEQQAQLQREKEQDEIKLYAKLEKLDVLEKECFRLTATQKTAEDKIKYLEERLKEEEHQRKLFQDKASEKTKCVKRGPPGQICSKFGALPFVAGKMRQHRGPHILQKSSNETEPRCLPKPSRTTSWCKAIHTDSERSISICDNLSELLMAMQDELDQMSMEHQELLKQMKETESHSMCNDIECELECLVKKMEIKGEQISKLKKHQDSVRKLQQKVQNSKMSKASGIQQEGSKPKGSRSVKNSPRKCLTDTNLFQKNNSFHPIRVHNLQVKLRRDDIMWEQ; encoded by the exons atg ATAATGGATTCTGAATTAATGCATAGTATAGTAGGAAGCTATCATAAACCTCCAGAAAGAGTATTTGTTCCATCATTCACCCAGAATGAATCATCTCAGAATTGCCATCCTGCAAACTTAGAAGTTACCTCTTCTAAGATACTTCATAGCCCAAATAGCCCAG cTCTTATTTTAGCCTTAAAAACTCTTCAGGAAAAAATTCATCGTTTAGAGCTGGAGAGAACACAGGCTGAAGATAACCTGAACACTCTTTCCAAAGAAGCAGCACAGTATAAGAAGGCCTTGGAGAATGAAACAAATGAGAGAAATCTGGCACACCAGGAGCtgataaagcagaaaaaag aTATAAGTATACAGTTAAGCTCAGCCCAGTCTCGTTGTACTCTTCTAGAGAAGCAACTAGAATATACAAagagaatggttctcaatgtagAGCGAGAAAAGAACATGATCCTAGAACAACAG gcCCAGCTTCAGAGGGAAAAAGAGCAAGATGAGATAAAGCTGTATGCAAAACTTGAAAAGCTTGATGTCTTAGAAAAAGAGTGTTTTAGACTTACAGCAACTCAGAAAACTGCTGAG GACAAgattaaatatttagaagaaagaCTTAAGGAAGAAGAACATCAACGTAAGCTATTTCAAGACAAAGCTTCTGAG AAAACTAAATGTGTAAAGAGAGGACCACCTGGGCAAATTTGTTCAAAGTTTGGAGCACTGCCTTTTGTGGCTGGAAAG ATGAGGCAACATCGTGGCCCACATATCCTTCAGAAATCTTCTAATGAGACTGAGCCTAGATGTCTCCCCAAGCCGTCTAGAACAACTTCCTGGTGTAAGGCTATTCATACTGACTCAGAAAGGTCCATTTCCATTTGTGACAATTTATCCGAACTTCTGATGGCAATGCAAGATGAGCTGGACCAAATGAGTAt GGAGCACCAAGAACTACTGAAACAAATGAAGGAAACTGAAAGCCATTCAATGTGTAATGACATAGAATGTGAACTAGAGTGTTTAgtcaagaaaatggaaattaaaggaGAACAAATCTCCAAACTGAAGAAGCATCAAGACAGT gtCCGTAAACTGCAGCAAAAAGTTCAAAACTCAAAGATGAGTAAAGCTTCAGGTATTCAGCAAGAAGGCAGCAAACCTAAAGGATCAAGGAGCGTAAAAAATAGCCCCAGAAAATGTTTGACTGACACTAacctttttcagaaaaacaacagCTTTCATCCAATACGAGTTCATAATCTTCAAGTGAAATTGAGAAGAGATGATATCATGTGGGAACAGTAA
- the CEP57L1 gene encoding centrosomal protein CEP57L1 isoform X4 translates to MVLNVEREKNMILEQQAQLQREKEQDEIKLYAKLEKLDVLEKECFRLTATQKTAEDKIKYLEERLKEEEHQRKLFQDKASELQTGLEISKILMSSVSNLKHSKEKKKSSKKTKCVKRGPPGQICSKFGALPFVAGKMRQHRGPHILQKSSNETEPRCLPKPSRTTSWCKAIHTDSERSISICDNLSELLMAMQDELDQMSMEHQELLKQMKETESHSMCNDIECELECLVKKMEIKGEQISKLKKHQDSVRKLQQKVQNSKMSKASGIQQEGSKPKGSRSVKNSPRKCLTDTNLFQKNNSFHPIRVHNLQVKLRRDDIMWEQ, encoded by the exons atggttctcaatgtagAGCGAGAAAAGAACATGATCCTAGAACAACAG gcCCAGCTTCAGAGGGAAAAAGAGCAAGATGAGATAAAGCTGTATGCAAAACTTGAAAAGCTTGATGTCTTAGAAAAAGAGTGTTTTAGACTTACAGCAACTCAGAAAACTGCTGAG GACAAgattaaatatttagaagaaagaCTTAAGGAAGAAGAACATCAACGTAAGCTATTTCAAGACAAAGCTTCTGAG ctTCAAACTGGGCTTGAAATCAGTAAAATTTTAATGTCTTCAGTTTCAAATCTAAAGCACtccaaggaaaagaagaaatcttcAAAG AAAACTAAATGTGTAAAGAGAGGACCACCTGGGCAAATTTGTTCAAAGTTTGGAGCACTGCCTTTTGTGGCTGGAAAG ATGAGGCAACATCGTGGCCCACATATCCTTCAGAAATCTTCTAATGAGACTGAGCCTAGATGTCTCCCCAAGCCGTCTAGAACAACTTCCTGGTGTAAGGCTATTCATACTGACTCAGAAAGGTCCATTTCCATTTGTGACAATTTATCCGAACTTCTGATGGCAATGCAAGATGAGCTGGACCAAATGAGTAt GGAGCACCAAGAACTACTGAAACAAATGAAGGAAACTGAAAGCCATTCAATGTGTAATGACATAGAATGTGAACTAGAGTGTTTAgtcaagaaaatggaaattaaaggaGAACAAATCTCCAAACTGAAGAAGCATCAAGACAGT gtCCGTAAACTGCAGCAAAAAGTTCAAAACTCAAAGATGAGTAAAGCTTCAGGTATTCAGCAAGAAGGCAGCAAACCTAAAGGATCAAGGAGCGTAAAAAATAGCCCCAGAAAATGTTTGACTGACACTAacctttttcagaaaaacaacagCTTTCATCCAATACGAGTTCATAATCTTCAAGTGAAATTGAGAAGAGATGATATCATGTGGGAACAGTAA